One segment of Brassica napus cultivar Da-Ae chromosome C3, Da-Ae, whole genome shotgun sequence DNA contains the following:
- the LOC106427424 gene encoding MATE efflux family protein 1-like isoform X1, with translation MMSEDFGYNKETPCDFPRNPLCIFLSDFKSVLKFDELGLEITRIALPAALALTADPIASLVDTAFIGQIGPVELAAVGVSIALFNQVSRIAIFPLVSITTSFVAEEDACSSQENTVQDHKECIETGINNTKEETQELIPEINKDSLPDESKISSSIFSVNKSSVKKRNIPSASSALIIGAILGLLQAAFLISTARPLLSFMGVKHDSPMLGPAQRYLSLRSLGAPAVLLSLATQGVFRGFKDTTTPLYATVIGDATNIILDPIFIFVFRLGVTGAATAHVLSQYLMCGILLWKLMGQVDIFNLSTKHLQFSRFMKNGFLLLMRVIAVTFCVTLSASLAAREGSISMAAFQVCLQVWLATSLLADGFAVAGQAILASAFAKKDYKRAAATASRVLQLGLVLGFLLAIILGAGLHFGARLFTKDDKVLHLIGIGLPFVAGTQPINALAFVFDGVNFGASDFGYAAASLVMVAIVSILCLVLLSSTHGFIGLWFGLTIYMSLRAAVGFWRIGTATGPWSFLRR, from the exons ATGATGTCTGAAGATTTTGGCTACAACAAAGAAACTCCTTGTGATTTTCCTAGAAACCCTCTTTGCATCTTCCTAAGTGATTTCAA ATCAGTTTTGAAATTTGATGAGCTCGGTTTGGAGATAACAAGAATAGCTTTACCTGCAGCACTTGCCTTAACAGCTGATCCTATAGCATCTCTTGTGGACACAGCCTTCATAGGCCAAATTG GTCCTGTAGAGCTTGCTGCAGTTGGAGTTTCAATTGCTTTGTTTAACCAAGTTTCAAGAATCGCTATCTTCCCACTCGTTAGCATCACAACTTCCTTTGTAGCAGAGGAAGATGCTTGTAGTTCTCAGGAAAACACAGTCCAAGATCATAAAGAATGTATTGAAACTGGTATTAACAACACAAAGGAGGAAACTCAAGAACTTATTCCTGAAATAAATAAAg atTCCTTGCCAGATGAATCTAAAATCAGTAGCAGTATCTTTAGTGTTAATAAATCTTCAGTCAAGAAAAGAAACATACCATCAGCTTCATCTGCTTTAATCATTGGAGCCATTCTTGGCCTTCTTCAAGCTGCGTTTCTTATATCCACAGCCAGACCTCTCTTGAGTTTCATGGGAGTTAAACAC GATTCTCCAATGTTGGGACCTGCTCAGAGATATTTATCTCTAAGATCACTTGGTGCACCTGCTGTTCTTCTCTCACTTGCGACACAAGGTGTATTCCGAGGATTTAAAGACACAACAACTCCATTATACGCAACTG TGATTGGAGATGCCACAAATATAATACTAGACCCGATCTTCATCTTCGTTTTTCGTCTAGGCGTCACAGGAGCAGCCACTGCTCATGTCCTATCCCA ATACCTTATGTGTGGAATACTCTTGTGGAAACTGATGGGCCAAGTCGATATTTTTAATCTGAGTACCAAACATCTTCAGTTCTCTAGATTCATGAAAAATG GATTTCTTTTACTGATGAGAGTTATAGCCGTGACATTCTGTGTAACGCTTTCCGCATCACTAGCTGCGCGAGAAGGATCCATTTCTATGGCAGCTTTCCAAGTTTGCTTGCAGGTTTGGTTAGCAACTTCACTTCTTGCAGATGGGTTTGCTGTAGCTGGCCAG GCCATACTAGCGAGTGCGTTTGCCAAAAAGGACTACAAAAGAGCTGCAGCTACCGCCTCTCGTGTACTGCAG TTGGGACTGGTTCTTGGGTTTCTACTCGCGATTATACTTGGAGCAGGATTGCATTTTGGAGCAAGACTATTCACGAAAGATGATAAAGTCTTGCACCTCATTGGCATAGGACTTCCG TTTGTGGCAGGGACACAACCAATCAATGCCTTAGCGTTTGTATTCGATGGAGTTAACTTTGGAGCATCTGATTTCGGTTATGCCGCAGCATCATTAGTTATGGTGGCTATAGTTAGCATTTTGTGTTTGGTCCTACTATCGTCGACTCATGGGTTTATTGGACTTTGGTTTGGTCTCACCATTTACATGAGTCTTAGAGCAGCCGTTGGATTTTGGCG GATTGGGACAGCCACAGGACCATGGTCTTTTCTCAGGAGGTAA
- the LOC106427424 gene encoding MATE efflux family protein 1-like (The RefSeq protein has 2 substitutions compared to this genomic sequence) → MSEDVGYNKETPCDFPRNPLCIFLSDFKSVLKFDELGLEITRIALPAALALTADPIASLVDTAFIGQIGPVELAAVGVSIALFNQVSRIAIFPLVSITTSFVAEEDACSSQENTVQDHKECIETGINNTKEETQELIPEINKDSLPDESKISSSIFSVNKSSVKKRNIPSASSALIIGAILGLLQAAFLISTARPLLSFMGVKHDSPMLGPAQRYLSLRSLGAPAVLLSLATQGVFRGFKDTTTPLYATVIGDATNIILDPIFIFVFRLGVTGAATAHVLSQYLMCGILLWKLMGQVDIFNLSTKHLQFSRFMKNGFLLLMRVIAVTFCVTLSASLAAREGSISMAAFQVCLQVWLATSLLADGFAVAGQAILASAFAKKDYKRAAATASRVLQLGLVLGFLLAIILGAGLHFGARLFTKDDKVLHLISIGLPFVAGTQPINALAFVFDGVNFGASDFGYAAASLVMVAIVSILCLVLLSSTHGFIGLWFGLTIYMSLRAAVGFWRIGTATGPWSFLRR, encoded by the exons ATGTCTGAAGATTTTGGCTACAACAAAGAAACTCCTTGTGATTTTCCTAGAAACCCTCTTTGCATCTTCCTAAGTGATTTCAA ATCAGTTTTGAAATTTGATGAGCTCGGTTTGGAGATAACAAGAATAGCTTTACCTGCAGCACTTGCCTTAACAGCTGATCCTATAGCATCTCTTGTGGACACAGCCTTCATAGGCCAAATTG GTCCTGTAGAGCTTGCTGCAGTTGGAGTTTCAATTGCTTTGTTTAACCAAGTTTCAAGAATCGCTATCTTCCCACTCGTTAGCATCACAACTTCCTTTGTAGCAGAGGAAGATGCTTGTAGTTCTCAGGAAAACACAGTCCAAGATCATAAAGAATGTATTGAAACTGGTATTAACAACACAAAGGAGGAAACTCAAGAACTTATTCCTGAAATAAATAAAg atTCCTTGCCAGATGAATCTAAAATCAGTAGCAGTATCTTTAGTGTTAATAAATCTTCAGTCAAGAAAAGAAACATACCATCAGCTTCATCTGCTTTAATCATTGGAGCCATTCTTGGCCTTCTTCAAGCTGCGTTTCTTATATCCACAGCCAGACCTCTCTTGAGTTTCATGGGAGTTAAACAC GATTCTCCAATGTTGGGACCTGCTCAGAGATATTTATCTCTAAGATCACTTGGTGCACCTGCTGTTCTTCTCTCACTTGCGACACAAGGTGTATTCCGAGGATTTAAAGACACAACAACTCCATTATACGCAACTG TGATTGGAGATGCCACAAATATAATACTAGACCCGATCTTCATCTTCGTTTTTCGTCTAGGCGTCACAGGAGCAGCCACTGCTCATGTCCTATCCCA ATACCTTATGTGTGGAATACTCTTGTGGAAACTGATGGGCCAAGTCGATATTTTTAATCTGAGTACCAAACATCTTCAGTTCTCTAGATTCATGAAAAATG GATTTCTTTTACTGATGAGAGTTATAGCCGTGACATTCTGTGTAACGCTTTCCGCATCACTAGCTGCGCGAGAAGGATCCATTTCTATGGCAGCTTTCCAAGTTTGCTTGCAGGTTTGGTTAGCAACTTCACTTCTTGCAGATGGGTTTGCTGTAGCTGGCCAG GCCATACTAGCGAGTGCGTTTGCCAAAAAGGACTACAAAAGAGCTGCAGCTACCGCCTCTCGTGTACTGCAG TTGGGACTGGTTCTTGGGTTTCTACTCGCGATTATACTTGGAGCAGGATTGCATTTTGGAGCAAGACTATTCACGAAAGATGATAAAGTCTTGCACCTCATTGGCATAGGACTTCCG TTTGTGGCAGGGACACAACCAATCAATGCCTTAGCGTTTGTATTCGATGGAGTTAACTTTGGAGCATCTGATTTCGGTTATGCCGCAGCATCATTAGTTATGGTGGCTATAGTTAGCATTTTGTGTTTGGTCCTACTATCGTCGACTCATGGGTTTATTGGACTTTGGTTTGGTCTCACCATTTACATGAGTCTTAGAGCAGCCGTTGGATTTTGGCG GATTGGGACAGCCACAGGACCATGGTCTTTTCTCAGGAGGTAA
- the LOC106360502 gene encoding tRNA-specific 2-thiouridylase MnmA, with product MFSTVMKPLLSPSPSLFRLPPLSSSLSLFFRVFPFSSSSSSHFHSPHPITPLRSSRRNYTRHHASLSDHYLSCSVPEKPLRVAVLLSGGVDSSVALRLLHAAGHSCTAFYLKIWFQEGFENFWNQCPWEDDLKYAKHVCEQVGVPLEVVHLTDEYWERVVSYIIEEYKCGRTPNPDVLCNTRIKFGAFMDAISDMEYDYVASGHYAKVAHPAAGGPSVLELSQDMVKDQTYFLSHLSQTQLKRLLFPLGCVKKEEVRKLATQFDLPNKDRKDSQGICFLGKIKFSDFVGTHIGEKEGIILEAETGDFLGNHKGFWFYTIGQRQGLRLPGGPWYVVEKDTKNNVVFVSRDYYSIDKRRRVFRAGSLRWLSGKPLVNISQLRCKVRHGPGFYSCSFEMEAEGDVAVVHLDEDDQGLAAGQFAAFYEGTICIGSGVILESWDDQCFPVCAKALQLAAVEDKTKLGKPVKIMTMPVTTSVEAEPGESSGEERLVNA from the exons ATGTTCTCGACGGTTATGAAGCCTTTACTATCTCCGTCACCGTCGCTGTTTCGCCTTCCtcccctttcttcttctctctcactCTTCTTTCGCGTTTTccccttctcctcctcctcctcctctcacTTTCATTCCCCTCATCCGATTACGCCTCTCCGTTCCTCCCGCCGCAACTATACTCGCCACCACGCCTCTCTCTCCGACCACTACCTCTCATGCTCCGTCCCCGAGAAGCCCCTTCGTGTAGCCGTCCTCCTCAGCGGCGGCGTCGATAGCAGCGTTGCCCTCCGCCTCCTCCACGCCGCTGGACACTCCTGTACCGCTTTCTACCTCAAAATCTGGTTCCAG GAAGGCTTTGAGAATTTCTGGAACCAGTGCCCCTGGGAAGACGACTTGAAATACGCAAAGCATGTCTGTGAGCAG GTTGGTGTACCTTTAGAGGTTGTGCATTTAACAGATGAATACTGGGAAAGAGTT GTTTCTTACATTATTGAGGAGTACAAATGTGGGCGTACACCTAACCCGGATGTTCTGTGTAATACTAGAATCAAGTTTG GGGCATTCATGGATGCAATCAGTGATATGGAGTATGATTACGTAGCTTCAGGTCATTATGCCAAAGTTGCCCATCCTGCTGCTGGTGGTCCATCTGTTTTGGAACTCTCACAAGACATG GTGAAAGATCAGACGTACTTCCTCTCACATCTCTCTCAAACCCAGCTTAAGCGACTCCTGTTCCCACTTGGTTGCGTAAAGAAG GAAGAAGTTCGCAAACTAGCCACACAATTTGATTTGCCAAATAAAGACAGAAAAGATTCACAAGGAATATGTTTCCTTGGGAAG ATAAAGTTCAGCGACTTTGTCGGAACACACATAGGAGAGAAGGAAGGGATCATACTGGAAGCTGAAACTGGTGACTTCCTCGGTAACCATAAGGGATTTTGGTTTTACACTATTGGACAGCGTCAAGGCCTGCGTTTACCCGGTGGACCATGGTATGTTGTTGAAAAGGACACCAAGAACAATGTAGTGTTTGTCTCGAGAGATTATTACTCAATCGACAAGAGAAGGAGGGTTTTCCGTGCTGGATCCTTAAGGTGGCTTAGTGGGAAACCGTTAGTCAATATTAGCCAGCTTCGTTGCAAG GTAAGGCATGGACCTGGCTTCTATAGCTGCAGCTTTGAAATGGAAGCAGAAGGAGATGTTGCGGTTGTTCACTTAGATGAAGACGACCAAGGTCTAGCTGCTGGACAGTTTGCAGCTTTCTATGAAGGAACCATTTGTATCGGGTCAGGTGTTATCTTGGAGTCATGGGACGATCAGTGTTTCCCTGTTTGTGCCAAAGCTCTTCAACTCGCAGCTGTGGAAGACAAAACCAAACTTGGGAAACCTGTTAAAATCATGACGATGCCAGTTACCACATCTGTTGAGGCTGAGCCAGGAGAGTCAAGTGGAGAAGAAAGGCTTGTCAATGCATGA